TGACACTTGACACTATAACAGCTAAACACGAAAAAGGTTATAACCCAACATGTTTTGTTTATATGTCAGTGTCATGTAAATCATACTCACTTGCTCACGTTTCCATTGGCGCAACATCTTGATCACCTGAACCACCTTGTTCTCCATATGCAGCAACAGCTTCAGGCTCGGCCTCACCCTCACCATCATCCTCCTCTTCCTCGGGAACCTTCTCAAACGTGTCAATCACTTTCTGTATCCTTTCCTGGTCCAAGAAATAGAATGGTTCACTGACTCCTAGAACAGAAACCGTGCAGAGGGAGCTCTTGAGTGATTCCCCTTGCAAACTTTCCCTTATAGCCAAGATATCATCTTTTATCAGATCTTCTCTCGATAACTCTTTGAAGCTCTCAAATCTCCGTTCTAGATAAGTCTTGGCAGCTTGTGAGCGAGACCCTATAGCGAAAGCTTGATACTCAAAGTAGTTTTCATTGGGGCAGTTGTAGTAGATGTGTGGGCTCCTGACTCGTCCAGTCCACCTACCAGCAAACCCACACCATAAGCCCGTTTCCATGATCGCTGGGTGCATACCTACTCAAGGAGGGAGAAGTATGAAGAGGGTAAATAAGAGACAAGCAAAGAGTCTTGTTCAAAGTATGAGATTGATGCATGGGGGTTGATACATTAGCTAACTAAACCTTCTAAAGTTGTGAATACATTACCTAACTTAAGAACTATACATTAGAAGACAAAACAAATTGAAGAGGATCTGAGATTTCCCGGTGGTACGCAAAGCTTCGGTAACGGTTCGGATCTGAGATTTCGCGAGTCTAGGGTCCGTCCCCTTTATCTCCACCGGTGGTCTCTGATAGAGGCGTGTGGGGTTCTTTGGAGGTTGCGTTCCACTCGATCTTCCGGTTTCTCCAGTGGCAGCGTTTGGTTCTAGCGACGGCGCATGGTGACGGCGTGTGATGGTCCGGCGTTACGTGGTGGTGGTGCGTGTAGTCGGTTGTTCTTCATTGGCTTCGCTTGTGAGCGGCATTCCGGTGTTCCCGGTTGTATACCTCGTCTCTTCCTTGGGGCCCTCGGCGGTGAGGTCATTCATCTTCCTTGTTCTGCCCATTAATGGTGACATTGTCTTGTTTTTCCTATGGTCGATGCGGCCATTCCCTTGTCTCTGTGCGGCAGTTTGGCTCTCGGGTTTGCTGCTTCTCTTGTAGGTTCACTTCCGGAGGGTTAGCTTTTGTGCGGTCCGTTCTCTCTATATGAGATTTTGGTTCAAAGGGAGTATACGGTCACAAAGGTTCGGGTTTGGAAACGGCAATCTTCAGGTCTGCCGTTTGAACGACGGCATCATCGCGTGAAGGCTCTCCCTCGTGCCGTCGGTGGTGCGTCTGTCTGGTTTGGTAGTAAGTTT
Above is a window of Brassica napus cultivar Da-Ae chromosome A10, Da-Ae, whole genome shotgun sequence DNA encoding:
- the LOC125579454 gene encoding proteasome subunit alpha type-1-B-like; its protein translation is MHPAIMETGLWCGFAGRWTGRVRSPHIYYNCPNENYFEYQAFAIGSRSQAAKTYLERRFESFKELSREDLIKDDILAIRESLQGESLKSSLCTVSVLGVSEPFYFLDQERIQKVIDTFEKVPEEEEDDGEGEAEPEAVAAYGEQGGSGDQDVAPMET